In Candidatus Micrarchaeota archaeon, the genomic window GTCGCCTCAGAGTCTATTTCTGAGGAGGGGATTTAAAATTTTCCCCTCCTCAACTCTGAGGGTTAAATTTATAAAGAATTATTCACAAAAGCAGAAATCAGGTGAGCTTATGAAAAATGTACGTTTGGTTTTGGTCGTTTTGTTGATGACGGTATTGATTAACGGCGTGAACTCTAGAGTGGTCTCTTCGGGTGAGGGAAGTTACATATTGAGTGTCGACCCTTCAGAGGTTACTTCAGGATGTATAGAATACCTCGGTGATACCGAGGTGCATCCGAAGGTGGAATGCAGCGCTGGTAAGTATTGGTACACATGTAACATTTCTTACACGTTTGATTTTACGATTCCGAACGTTGATGCGCAAACCTCGGAAAAAGCGTACCTAATTTATGAAACTGGATACAAACTTGGAAAATATAATAATTGTTTTTATAACTCTCGCTCATATAACGTACATTTAAATGGTTATTACTTCTCTTGTGCGAGAGATACTTGCAAGTTTTCGTTGATCCCTACAGACACTTATTTGGATATGGATGGGACCAATCATTTTCAAACATACTTATGGGCGTCTCCTGAGGAGTTTAGTAATATAGAAAGTGATAAGAGTGAAGTAACGAAAGGAGAAGAGGAAAGGCGTACAAGAGATTTACTGACGTTGGCGAGTTTTAAATTGTGTATGTTTTATCCTGATCTTGAAATAGTTTTGGATTCGGACCTGCCGTCCACCGTCACTAACAAGGATGTGATTTATGTAGAAGGTAGAGTGATAAATAAAGATCAGATAGATGCAAAAAGGGTGAGAATTACTCTGGAATCATCAGATTTTAAAGTCACTCCTCGGGACTTTGAAGTTGATATATCCGGTAATTATGACTCTGACGACTCGGTTAAGAAGTTTAAATTTAAACTAACTCCGCCTTCTCATCGTACAGATGAGTATGAATTGTACGGCATAAACTACGGTACTGTGAAAGTTTCGTTTAAGGATGATACTGGAGAAACAAGAACAACGGAGTTGGATTTAGGTAAGGCTAATTTTGAAATCGAAAATGAAGAGGATGCCGAGCATGTTACACTACCCTACAATGAGGAAACTCCTTATGAAGATAATTATGAGAGTACAGAAACAGAAGAGTATACTGAATCGTCTTCAACACAGGACTTTTGGTCAATAGCGGGTCCTGTGGTGGCAGTTGTCGTGATTGCGGGTATTGCTTTTGGAATATTCTATATCATGAAAAAGAAAAGAAGTGGAGATGACTGGGATACGTTTGACAAAAAAGAAAAGAAAGAAAGGAGGAAGAAAGAAGAATTTGATGAATGGTGAAAATGAAAGGTGAAATTACGTTCTGACGATATCCCTTATCCAATATTCGACAGTTACGAAATGTCCTGCATATGGATGATTGAAATCTATGGTCAACCGGTTATTCTTTTCATCAACATGTATCACCGCTCTACGGAGGGCGCTGAGAATCTCTTTGGTAGAGTTGAGTGACGAACCGGGTAACGGCAACAGCAGAGTTTCTCCGTCTTCAACATCGACCTGTACAACCGCGTACCCTTCGTCTTCATGAACTTCAACGATCTTTTGCGCAACCCCGTTCATTACAAACGTGTCATTGACATGCGGATGTCTGAGTACTGTGGCATAACCGTCTGTGATGTTAACCACCGTGCTGTTCCAACCTTTCTCATGGAACTCCATCCCTTCTGTTATGTTGTCCGTGTTGAGCCTGTGTTCTAACGTTTGAATGCTCACGTTCTCGGTAAGGTTGAGACGGTATCTGTAGGGGGCCGTGTAAACCAGGGATTCGTTACGCTGTCCGTACAGGTTGGGTATGACGACAACTCCGTGTGTCCCGTTCTCTTTACCTATCAGTTCATTTATCAGGATCTGCGGTATCTGTTTTTCAGAAGGACTGATAAACAGTGTGATCGGTCCGTTGTGTGAAGGGGTGATGTTGTTGGCTTTTGCAATGTCCGGAAAGGTTGTGGCTATCAGTGTACCGTTGTCCAATATCATCGTATAATCGAGTTTTACCATGTCACCCTGTTGAACCGTGACCTTCTCTGTGTGCTGGTCCTCCGTGCACCCGAAACCGAAGAACAGTATCAACACCAATCCCAAACTCAGAAGATGAACCCCTGTTTTCATCATGTTGTTTTTCGTACAATGGTTTAAAATTCTATGTTTCTACCATTGCTTTGATCATTCCTCTGTTCTTCACCGATGAGAAGGTTTTAAATCTTACTTTTCTATTTTCAAACATGCGTATGCCTCTGATATACTACCGTGTTACTGGCTTCTTCAGAGACCTGTTAGATAATAAACCGTTTTGGGACGGGCTGATCATATTCCTGGGTAGTCTTTTCCTTCTTATTGATTTCCCTTTCTACCCGGTCGCGCTTTCGATAGTCCTCGCCCTCCTTGCAGGTTTTGTCGGTTCCAGAAAACCCTACCTCGGTTTGGTCGTCGGACTGGCCGCTGCTTACCCAGCGGTCGTTTATCAATCTCCTCTGTTGGGATGGATGGCCATGCCCGTAATAGCGGCGGTTCTCTTCACGATGTTCAAATACTGGAATGTGATCGCATTCATAGAGATCGTTCTGTTCGCACCGTTTGCACCCTACCCGTTCTCTCTGTTCGGCGGGTTCGTCTTCTTTCTTATGACCCTGTTCTCGCTGTACCTCGGTTCCAAAAGGTCCCTTATGTTCACGGTTCCGACGGTGTTCATGATAACCATGATTTCGTCAATATGGTTGGTTCAGAACTCTGTGTTCATGCCCGTTGACCTGTCTCTGTATCAACCTGGCGATATCGCTCTCATGCCCGTCCGCGACCCTCCCTCTACATTCTTCGAATTTGCATCCGCTCTCAAACAAACACCGTCCACCCTGTTCGACCCGTCGTTAATAGGTGTGCTGACACCCGCATTCTTCAAGATATTGTCTAACATGGGTACGCTGTTCATCAACGACAGTTTAGTGCTCCAGATGATACTGTTCGGCGGTGTATTCTACGTTGTGGGTGCTATCCCGGGATTCATAAGAAGGTTCAGGTACAAGCAAACAGTCGCATCGCTCGTTCTGTTCATCATTCCCTTCGGTTACGGATGGATATGTGAACAGTTCGGTTATGCGTACAATAATAGTATTTATTATTATGTGGGTGCGGCGGTGCTGTTGGTGTTCATCATGGAACGGTACAACATAAACGTCTCCAGAGAACGGTTGATCTTCCTCCGCGAACGCGCTAAAAAGTTCGGTAAGTTCAGACTTAGAGACCTTGAAGAGGCCGCGGGTGTGAGTTCGCTCAAAGATGTCGGCGATTACGAAGATGTGAAAGAGGAACTCAAACGTTCTATCATGCTCCCTTTGGAACATCACGGTGTCGCACATGCTTACGGAATAAGACCGCCTAACGGTATATTGTTGTTCGGTCCGCCCGGCACCGGTAAGACGTTGATCATGACTGCGTTGGCTAAAGAACTCGATTACGGGTTTTATTATGTTAAATCGAGCGAGATACTGGGTAGTCGGTTCGGCGAATCGGAGAAGAATATTACCGAACTGTTCGATATTGCTCGGCGTAACGCACCGTGCATACTGTTCTTTGACGAAATAGATGCGATAGCTAAACGAAGGGATATGCTTACATCCGAAGAATCGTTGCGCGTGCTCAGTCAGTTTCTTCAGGAGTTGGACGGGTTCAAAGAAGTGCACAGAGCGGTTGTGATCGGCGCCACTAACGTTCCTCATCTTCTCGACCCGGCACTGCTTAGACCGGGACGGTTCGACGTGATCATATACATGCCCCTGCCGGATAAACGGGCGCGGTTGGAAATATTCAAGGTGCATACACGTAAACTGCCGTTGGCTGACGATGTGGACCTTGAAAAACTCGCTGAAAAAACAGAACGGTTCTCAGGTGCGGATATAGCGCATGTGTGCGCTGAAGCTAAACGTAATGCGGCTTCCCGTGCCCTTGAGAAAGGTAAACTGGTACCTATCACTATGAAGGATTTTTTGGATGTAATCAAACATATGAAACCGAGCGTGTCCCTGTCCCAGTTGGAGATGTACGAACGGTTCAGGTTGGATTATGAGCGGTCCTACCGTAAAGAGATGCCCGAAAAGGGTGAGTTGACGTTTGACGATGTGGCCGACCTGGAGAACGTTAAACAGATTCTTAAAGAAAATATAGAACTCCCTCTACTACATCCCGACCTGATGAAGGAGTATAAACTTAAACCGATCCACGGACTCCTTTTGTACGGTCCGCCGGGTTGCGGTAAGACGATGGTTGTGAAAGCCGCGGCTAACGAACTCGATATACCCATGCTATCAATAAGCGGTGCGGAACTGTTGAGACAGGGTTACGAGTATTCTATTAGAGTTATTAAGGAAACGTTTAACCGGGCGCGTGAAAACGCGCCCGCTATCATATTCATCGATGAAATCGATACGCTAGGTGAACAATCGATATTCGGTAGAAGCGTGATCGGTCAGTTGTTGGTTGAGATGGACGGTATACGGAACATCAGGAACGTGATGGTGATAGCCACCTCTAACAAACCCTGGCTGTTGGATAATGCGTTGCTCAGACCGGGGCGGTTCGATAAATCGATTTACGTGCCGTTGCCAAATGCCGAGACGAGAAAGGAGTTGTTCATACTCAATCTTAAAGATATAAAAGGATTTGATGAAGTCGATCTTGACAGGGCCGTTAGGTTGACGGAGGGATATTCTGGAGCGGATATCGTGGCTGTGTGCGACGAAGTCAAACGGATGTTGGTCAGGATACGGTTGGGTGAGAGAGAGGGTGAACCTGTATTAAACGATAAACTGATCGAGGAAGCGATCAACAGCGTGCCGCCTTCGGTTAATGATGAACTGCTCGAGAAGTTCAAAGAGTTTGCTAAGAAACACAGGAGAAAACATTGATGAATAACGAATTATACTGTATCATCAGTAAATCATGCATCGACGTTGAAATCGAACCTAACTTCGGTTATTGCCGTAATATAATCTGTTATTTATAAAATGGAATTTATTCAAAATGATAAGATTTAAAAATGTTTCCAACTCATCTGGTAAATGACAACGTTGATAGATAAGGATATCAACGTTGTCGTCCTCACGCATGTGAGGATGGACGACACGTGATGTGTTGTCTCTGTGGGCAAAAAAACGCCGCTGTTAATCTTTGTGCGGGTTTCTCCCGCGTGCCCATAAACCCATAAGCGGCGTTAAAACGAGGTGAGATGGATATGAAAGGATTGAATGTGAAGAAAATCGCTGCGTTGGCTGCCGGCGCTGTATTTTTAGGTAGCGCTGTAGCCGGTGCAGCTTTGATGTCCGACCTCGCGCCCAACACGACCCTGGTGAACGATAACGGCGTTCCCCAGGTGACCGTGTTGATCCCCGAGGCCGGTGCAGCATCAGACGGTGTAGCAGGCGCAAGGATTGCGGCAAAGATCGCCTATGAAGCCTACACCACAAAGACATACACAGCAGACTTCTCAGGTACACCGCAGTGCGAGGCTACTGGCGAAGGCGGTGAGACGACCACGACATGCGCTGTCGAAGGTCAGAGCGTTACACTCCAGATCGAAGCACCCGGTGTTGCAGGCATCTACGAGTTCAGCCCGCTGATCTATGACGTGTTTGATAAAGAAATTGGAAACAGGGATGGTTCTAAACCAGCGTCAACAGACACTTATGACGGAGATGATGACGAGGAAGATGCAAGTCCATTCTTCCTGAGCACCGGTGATGAGGACCTTTTATATAAGATAGGAAGTGACTTTTTTGATGACTATCCCATTTCGGTATCTGGTTTGTCAATAACAGAAAAGCAGAGTGTATGGATCGGTGGAAAGACAGACGTAAATTGGGATGATGAGCCGGAAGGAGATATAGATGTGGTGGTATACAGTGCCAAGTTCTGGTGGGGCAATAAAATGGGTATTCCAGTGTGTACCGCTGATGACGGTGACTACTGGGCTGAATGCGAAGTCGGAACGAGTGAAGACCCGAATCTCCAAGTAGATAATAAACAGGTCTACATAAATCTCCTCGGTGAAGATTGGGTTATCAGTGACATGAGTGGTGTTCCAACAAGCGGCGCATGTGCAGCATTGTCAAACGAAGAAGATAGATGTACAGGAGGGTCTATAAAACTTGCTAAAGAGATGGTTCCTGCGCAGGTGTTGTCCGTCGGTGATACGATCGCAATTAGCGACAGTCTAACACTTAAATTGACAGACATTACTTTACCGACTGGCGGTACAGGTGGTGGTATACCGCATGCAGTCGTACGGCTACTTGGTCCTGGAGGAGAGACAGACGTGCTTGACGATTTGGACATTACTAAAGGCACCACTGAGGATTATGTGGCTGCCGATGGTACGACCTACAAGATCCATGTATATGATGCAGTGCCTGGTTTAGGTACCCAAAGGTGGGCAAGGATTACGGTTTACTCACGTGAATGGACATTAGAAGACGGAAAACCGATAGACGATGATACTAACGAAGATTGGATAGTCCATTTGTACTGGAAGAACAAGGATGCATCTGCAACTGAACAACGTGCCGATACGCTTAGAGAAATAGTGTTTGAAAACGATAATGGCTGGGAATTAATGCCAAATGATCACATTGACGTTGTTGGTGACCCTGCAGTGTATAGGTTGACTTATAATGGACTTTCAGACGCTCAAATGACGACATTGACTTTCGAAGATGAGAAGTCACAGAAGATAGATCTATGCGGTTGTACACCTACAACTTCAGGAGGGTGCAAGATCAATTCCGATGGTGAACCGCTTTGGATAAAGATTTCTACAAGTGATGGGGAGTTTGATGGTACCAACGACGGAAGTATCATATACGTGGCACTTTACCGGGGTAATGTGGGTGGCGATGCAGCTGCTGCAGGTGCCAGTCTTGATCCTGGTGACGTTTGGGTCTACGATTCCCACAACGACTGTATCAGCGAAGAACTAAACGGTGCGGGTGCTGTGACATTCACTTACAAACCAGCAGGTGGCGACTATGGTGCATTGACCATCGATACTACAAATGTAAACAGGGATGGTGATGCTGATAAA contains:
- a CDS encoding AAA family ATPase — its product is MRMPLIYYRVTGFFRDLLDNKPFWDGLIIFLGSLFLLIDFPFYPVALSIVLALLAGFVGSRKPYLGLVVGLAAAYPAVVYQSPLLGWMAMPVIAAVLFTMFKYWNVIAFIEIVLFAPFAPYPFSLFGGFVFFLMTLFSLYLGSKRSLMFTVPTVFMITMISSIWLVQNSVFMPVDLSLYQPGDIALMPVRDPPSTFFEFASALKQTPSTLFDPSLIGVLTPAFFKILSNMGTLFINDSLVLQMILFGGVFYVVGAIPGFIRRFRYKQTVASLVLFIIPFGYGWICEQFGYAYNNSIYYYVGAAVLLVFIMERYNINVSRERLIFLRERAKKFGKFRLRDLEEAAGVSSLKDVGDYEDVKEELKRSIMLPLEHHGVAHAYGIRPPNGILLFGPPGTGKTLIMTALAKELDYGFYYVKSSEILGSRFGESEKNITELFDIARRNAPCILFFDEIDAIAKRRDMLTSEESLRVLSQFLQELDGFKEVHRAVVIGATNVPHLLDPALLRPGRFDVIIYMPLPDKRARLEIFKVHTRKLPLADDVDLEKLAEKTERFSGADIAHVCAEAKRNAASRALEKGKLVPITMKDFLDVIKHMKPSVSLSQLEMYERFRLDYERSYRKEMPEKGELTFDDVADLENVKQILKENIELPLLHPDLMKEYKLKPIHGLLLYGPPGCGKTMVVKAAANELDIPMLSISGAELLRQGYEYSIRVIKETFNRARENAPAIIFIDEIDTLGEQSIFGRSVIGQLLVEMDGIRNIRNVMVIATSNKPWLLDNALLRPGRFDKSIYVPLPNAETRKELFILNLKDIKGFDEVDLDRAVRLTEGYSGADIVAVCDEVKRMLVRIRLGEREGEPVLNDKLIEEAINSVPPSVNDELLEKFKEFAKKHRRKH